One genomic region from Phragmites australis chromosome 1, lpPhrAust1.1, whole genome shotgun sequence encodes:
- the LOC133922183 gene encoding inactive TPR repeat-containing thioredoxin TTL3-like: MSHRPPAPMPDTLSDAFAAAVLLSSTDKPDTLPPGRLSPVSPLPHSSKLPTPSSSSGSSGSVSVSRAPLAPASGLASRRSHSGEIPLPSDAPPRGARPGHRRTGSGPLIFTSGTSACSSSATSPLTNALPAGNIYPSGRLTKPLPSSCSAATPPPPPRATRHDVLGSGTANYGHGSIVRSRCGGAAPSTEEDAMVMRAMSVADREEVKRAGNEQYKKGCFEEALRLYDRALAMCPDNAACRGNRAAALIGLRRLGEAVKECEEALRIDPSYGRAHQRLASLHIRLGHIEDALRHLSLVTPQPDLLELHRLQTVEKHLGRCVDARKVGDWKSVLRESNAAIAAGADSSALLLAARAEALLRLNHIDEADLAITSASKFDYSSSCSPDTKYCGFLANAYLFYVHAQVDMALGRFDHAVSSVDKARIIDPGNTEVVTMHNKVKAVARARSLGNELFNSGNFSDACLAYGEGLKQHPVNSVLYCNRAACRFNLGQWEKSIEDCNEALKIKPNYSKALLRRAASYGKMERWVEAVKDYEVLRKELPGDTGVAEAYFHAQVALKSSRGEEVSNMKFGGEVEAITGMEQFQMATSLPGVSVVHFMTPLNQQCCKISPCVNTLCTRYPSVNFLKVDVNESPAVARAENVRTIPTFKIYKNGVRVKEMICPSQQLLEYSVRHYGI; encoded by the exons ATGTCCCACCGCCCGCCGGCGCCAATGCCGGACACCCTCTCCgacgccttcgccgccgccgtcctcctctcctccaccgACAAGCCCGACACGCTCCCGCCAGGCAGGCTCTCGCCGGTCTCCCCGCTCCCGCACTCCTCCAAGCTCCCCACCCCgagctcctcctcgggctcctccGGCTCCGTCTCCGTCTCCAGGGCCCCCCTCGCGCCCGCCTCGGGCCTCGCCTCGCGTAGGAGCCACTCTGGCGAGATCCCGCTCCCCTCGGACGCCCCTCCCCGCGGGGCGCGCCCGGGCCACCGCCGCACCGGCTCCGGGCCCCTCATCTTCACCTCCGGCACCAGCGCCTGCTCCAGCTCCGCCACCTCGCCGCTCACCAACGCGCTCCCGGCGGGGAACATCTATCCCTCCGGTCGGCTCACCAAGCCGCTGCCCTCGTCCTGCTCCGCGGCCAccccgccgcccccgccgcgcgCCACCCGACACGACGTGCTCGGCTCGGGCACCGCCAACTACGGCCATGGGAGCATCGtgcgctcgcgctgcgggggcGCCGCGCCCTCCACCGAGGAGGACGCGATGGTCATGCGGGCCATGTCGGTCGCCGACCGGGAGGAGGTCAAGAGGGCCGGGAACGAGCAGTACAAGAAGGGTTGCTTCGAGGAGGCGTTGAGGCTGTACGACCGCGCGCTCGCCATGTGCCCCGACAATGCCGCGTGCCGGGGCAACCGCGCCGCCGCGCTCATTGGGCTCCGCCGCCTCGGTGAGGCCGTCAAGGAGTGCGAGGAGGCTCTGCGGATTGATCCTTCGTACGGCCGCGCACACCAGCGACTCGCTTCCCTGCATATAAG GCTAGGACACATCGAGGATGCTCTGAGGCACCTCTCCCTGGTGACCCCGCAGCCTGATCTCCTAGAGTTGCACAGACTGCAAACAGTGGAAAAGCACTTGGGGAGATGTGTGGATGCACGAAAGGTTGGTGACTGGAAGAGTGTTCTAAGGGAAAGCAATGCTGCTATTGCGGCCGGAGCTGACTCCTCTGCTCTG CTGTTGGCTGCTAGGGCAGAAGCTCTTCTCCGGCTCAATCATATTGATGAGGCTGATCTGGCTATCACAAGTGCCTCCAAGTTTGATTATTCATCTTCATGCTCCCCAGACACCAAATATTGTGGGTTCCTCGCCAATGCATACCTCTTTTATGTACATGCCCAAGTTGACATGGCATTGGGAAG GTTTGACCATGCGGTCTCTTCCGTAGATAAGGCCAGGATAATAGATCCCGGAAACACTGAAGTGGTAACTATGCACAACAAAGTGAAAGCTGTGGCTAGAGCACGATCTCTAGGGAATGAGCTCTTCAATTCTGGAAATTTTTCGGATGCTTGCTTAGCTTATGGTGAAGGGCTCAAGCAACACCCTGTGAATTCAGTCCTGTACTGCAATAGGGCAGCTTGCAGGTTCAATCTAGGGCAGTGGGAGAAGTCCATTGAGGATTGCAATGAAGCTCTCAAGATTAAACCCAACTATAGCAAGGCTTTGCTCAGGCGTGCAGCTTCCTATGGCAAG ATGGAGCGATGGGTGGAAGCTGTAAAGGATTATGAGGTTCTCAGAAAGGAACTTCCAGGTGACACAGGGGTTGCTGAAGCCTATTTCCATGCCCAGGTTGCTCTCAAGTCATCTCGAGGTGAGGAAGTATCCAACATGAAGTTTGGAGGAGAGGTTGAAGCAATTACAGGAATGGAACAATTCCAGATGGCTACATCTTTGCCAG GGGTTTCAGTCGTCCATTTCATGACACCTTTAAATCAGCAGTGCTGCAAAATCTCCCCATGTGTGAACACACTGTGTACCAGATACCCATCTGTCAATTTCCTCAAG GTCGATGTAAATGAGAGCCCTGCCGTTGCACGTGCTGAAAACGTAAGGACAATTCCAACGTTCAAAATCTACAAAAATGGTGTTAGAGTGAAAGAGATGATCTGCCCCAGCCAGCAGCTGCTGGAATATTCAGTGAGGCATTATGGGATTTAG